In Sander lucioperca isolate FBNREF2018 chromosome 12, SLUC_FBN_1.2, whole genome shotgun sequence, one DNA window encodes the following:
- the otud3 gene encoding OTU domain-containing protein 3 isoform X1: MSRKQTSKPVRSNKKSELERKKDERAARRAIVKDRKNRPQDGDEGAEFVSFSNQLQALGLKLREVPGDGNCLFRALGDQLEGHSRGHLRLRQETVQYMMSHRQDFEPFVEDDIPFAQHLSNLSQPGTFAGNDAIVAFARSQQVKVVIHQLNTPLWEINGAEKQVCRELHIAYRYGDHYDSVRRTGDNSENPAQLRIENLQNSQGQQREFGDGQRDRRKNPSPTASEEDNVILSSIRNQGIQGQKLHLIQRIKVFSDSDEENLLQLSAATINAEWLVGSVLGRSCQGQCASGSCSACKAAATDCNEHKQPAEDSNVQNPKVSNKQRKEQQRQEKKKRQEERHRQKFLQSKGSQDQNLPEAVTLVPALNTLSI, from the exons ATGTCTAGGAAGCAGACGTCAAAACCTGTTCGGAGCAACAAGAAGAGTGAACTGGAACGCAAGAAGGATGAGCGGGCAGCACGCAGGGCCATTGTAAAGGACCGCAAGAACCGGCCTCAGGATGGCGACGAAGGAGCAGAGTTTGTCAGTTTCTCCAATCAGCTCCAGGCCCTGGGGCTTAAGCTGAGAGAAGTCCCCGGAGATGG GAACTGCCTGTTCAGAGCTTTAGGCGACCAGTTAGAGGGTCACTCCCGGGGTCACCTGCGGCTTCGGCAGGAGACTGTCCAGTATATGATGTCCCATCGACAAGACTTTGAACCCTTTGTTGAGGACGACATTCCCTTTGCACAGCACT TGTCCAACCTCTCTCAGCCTGGTACGTTTGCAGGCAATGACGCTATTGTGGCTTTTGCTCGCAGTCAACAGGTGAAAGTGGTCATCCATCAGCTCAACACACCGCTGTGGGAG ATAAATGGTGCAGAGAAGCAGGTATGCAGAGAGCTACACATTGCCTATCGCTATGGCGATCATTATGACAGTGTGAGGCGGACTGGAGACAACTCTGAGAATCCTGCTCAGCTCCGCATAGAG AATCTGCAGAATTCACAAGGCCAGCAGCGTGAGTTTGGGGACGGTCAGAGGGACAGACGGAAAAACCCGTCTCCCACAGCCTCAGAGGAGGACAACGTTATCCTCAGCTCCATCAGGAATCAAGGAATCCAGGGTCAGAAGCTACACTTGATTCAAAGAATTAAGGTCTTTTCAGACA GTGATGAGGAGAATCTGCTCCAGCTGAGTGCGGCAACCATCAATGCAGAATGGCTTGTTGGCTCCGTGCTGGGCCGGTCCTGCCAGGGCCAGTGTGCCTCAGGATCCTGCTCAGCCTGCAAAGCTGCTGCCACAGACTGCAATGAGCACAAACAGCCAGCAGAGGACAGCAACGTACAAAACCCAAAG GTATCTAATAAGCAGAGGAAAGAGCAGCAGCgtcaggagaagaagaagcgTCAGGAGGAGAGGCATCGGCAGAAATTTCTCCAGAGTAAAGGAAGTCAGGACCAGAACCTGCCAGAGGCTGTTACTTTAGTACCAGCTCTCAACACTCTCAGCATATAG
- the otud3 gene encoding OTU domain-containing protein 3 isoform X2, which yields MSRKQTSKPVRSNKKSELERKKDERAARRAIVKDRKNRPQDGDEGAEFVSFSNQLQALGLKLREVPGDGNCLFRALGDQLEGHSRGHLRLRQETVQYMMSHRQDFEPFVEDDIPFAQHLSNLSQPGTFAGNDAIVAFARSQQVKVVIHQLNTPLWEINGAEKQVCRELHIAYRYGDHYDSVRRTGDNSENPAQLRIENLQNSQGQQREFGDGQRDRRKNPSPTASEEDNVILSSIRNQGIQGDEENLLQLSAATINAEWLVGSVLGRSCQGQCASGSCSACKAAATDCNEHKQPAEDSNVQNPKVSNKQRKEQQRQEKKKRQEERHRQKFLQSKGSQDQNLPEAVTLVPALNTLSI from the exons ATGTCTAGGAAGCAGACGTCAAAACCTGTTCGGAGCAACAAGAAGAGTGAACTGGAACGCAAGAAGGATGAGCGGGCAGCACGCAGGGCCATTGTAAAGGACCGCAAGAACCGGCCTCAGGATGGCGACGAAGGAGCAGAGTTTGTCAGTTTCTCCAATCAGCTCCAGGCCCTGGGGCTTAAGCTGAGAGAAGTCCCCGGAGATGG GAACTGCCTGTTCAGAGCTTTAGGCGACCAGTTAGAGGGTCACTCCCGGGGTCACCTGCGGCTTCGGCAGGAGACTGTCCAGTATATGATGTCCCATCGACAAGACTTTGAACCCTTTGTTGAGGACGACATTCCCTTTGCACAGCACT TGTCCAACCTCTCTCAGCCTGGTACGTTTGCAGGCAATGACGCTATTGTGGCTTTTGCTCGCAGTCAACAGGTGAAAGTGGTCATCCATCAGCTCAACACACCGCTGTGGGAG ATAAATGGTGCAGAGAAGCAGGTATGCAGAGAGCTACACATTGCCTATCGCTATGGCGATCATTATGACAGTGTGAGGCGGACTGGAGACAACTCTGAGAATCCTGCTCAGCTCCGCATAGAG AATCTGCAGAATTCACAAGGCCAGCAGCGTGAGTTTGGGGACGGTCAGAGGGACAGACGGAAAAACCCGTCTCCCACAGCCTCAGAGGAGGACAACGTTATCCTCAGCTCCATCAGGAATCAAGGAATCCAGG GTGATGAGGAGAATCTGCTCCAGCTGAGTGCGGCAACCATCAATGCAGAATGGCTTGTTGGCTCCGTGCTGGGCCGGTCCTGCCAGGGCCAGTGTGCCTCAGGATCCTGCTCAGCCTGCAAAGCTGCTGCCACAGACTGCAATGAGCACAAACAGCCAGCAGAGGACAGCAACGTACAAAACCCAAAG GTATCTAATAAGCAGAGGAAAGAGCAGCAGCgtcaggagaagaagaagcgTCAGGAGGAGAGGCATCGGCAGAAATTTCTCCAGAGTAAAGGAAGTCAGGACCAGAACCTGCCAGAGGCTGTTACTTTAGTACCAGCTCTCAACACTCTCAGCATATAG
- the otud3 gene encoding OTU domain-containing protein 3 isoform X3, translated as MNCLFRALGDQLEGHSRGHLRLRQETVQYMMSHRQDFEPFVEDDIPFAQHLSNLSQPGTFAGNDAIVAFARSQQVKVVIHQLNTPLWEINGAEKQVCRELHIAYRYGDHYDSVRRTGDNSENPAQLRIENLQNSQGQQREFGDGQRDRRKNPSPTASEEDNVILSSIRNQGIQGQKLHLIQRIKVFSDSDEENLLQLSAATINAEWLVGSVLGRSCQGQCASGSCSACKAAATDCNEHKQPAEDSNVQNPKVSNKQRKEQQRQEKKKRQEERHRQKFLQSKGSQDQNLPEAVTLVPALNTLSI; from the exons AT GAACTGCCTGTTCAGAGCTTTAGGCGACCAGTTAGAGGGTCACTCCCGGGGTCACCTGCGGCTTCGGCAGGAGACTGTCCAGTATATGATGTCCCATCGACAAGACTTTGAACCCTTTGTTGAGGACGACATTCCCTTTGCACAGCACT TGTCCAACCTCTCTCAGCCTGGTACGTTTGCAGGCAATGACGCTATTGTGGCTTTTGCTCGCAGTCAACAGGTGAAAGTGGTCATCCATCAGCTCAACACACCGCTGTGGGAG ATAAATGGTGCAGAGAAGCAGGTATGCAGAGAGCTACACATTGCCTATCGCTATGGCGATCATTATGACAGTGTGAGGCGGACTGGAGACAACTCTGAGAATCCTGCTCAGCTCCGCATAGAG AATCTGCAGAATTCACAAGGCCAGCAGCGTGAGTTTGGGGACGGTCAGAGGGACAGACGGAAAAACCCGTCTCCCACAGCCTCAGAGGAGGACAACGTTATCCTCAGCTCCATCAGGAATCAAGGAATCCAGGGTCAGAAGCTACACTTGATTCAAAGAATTAAGGTCTTTTCAGACA GTGATGAGGAGAATCTGCTCCAGCTGAGTGCGGCAACCATCAATGCAGAATGGCTTGTTGGCTCCGTGCTGGGCCGGTCCTGCCAGGGCCAGTGTGCCTCAGGATCCTGCTCAGCCTGCAAAGCTGCTGCCACAGACTGCAATGAGCACAAACAGCCAGCAGAGGACAGCAACGTACAAAACCCAAAG GTATCTAATAAGCAGAGGAAAGAGCAGCAGCgtcaggagaagaagaagcgTCAGGAGGAGAGGCATCGGCAGAAATTTCTCCAGAGTAAAGGAAGTCAGGACCAGAACCTGCCAGAGGCTGTTACTTTAGTACCAGCTCTCAACACTCTCAGCATATAG
- the bcas2 gene encoding pre-mRNA-splicing factor SPF27: protein MAGTASVAGEVFVDALPYFDQGYDAAGVREAAAALVEEETRRYRPTKNYLSYLPTPDFSTFETEIMRNEFERLAARQPMDLLSMKRYELPAPSSGQKNDITAWQECVNNSMAQLEHQAVRIDNLELMLQYGTNAWKVYNNNLAFMIETAQKELQKFRKQIQDLNWQRKNDQLAGGAKLRELESNWVSLVSKNFEIERAIVQLENEVTQLRQQQGDENKENIRQDF, encoded by the exons ATGGCCGGAACGGCTTCAGTAGCTGGTGAAGTGTTCGTCGATGCTTTGCCATATTTTGACCAAGGTTACGATGCAGCAGGTGTCAGAGAAGCG GCCGCAGCGTTGGTGGAGGAGGAGACCAGAAGATACCGACCTACCAAAAACTACCTGAGCTACTTGCCCACACCTGACTTCTCTACTTTTGAG ACAGAAATTATGAGGAATGAATTTGAGCGTCTGGCGGCTCGACAGCCCATGGATCTCCTGAGCATGAAGAG ATATGAGCTGCCTGCACCCTCATCAGGACAGAAGAATGACATCACAGCGTGGCAGGAGTGTGTGAACAACTCAATGGCCCAGCTAGAGCACCAGGCAGTCCGCATTGACAACCTGGAGCTCATGTTGCAGTATGGAACCAACGCATGGAAAGTCTACAACAA TAACTTGGCCTTCATGATTGAGACCGCTCAGAAGGAACTTCAGAAATTCAG GAAGCAAATTCAAGATTTAAACTGGCAGCGTAAGAATGATCAGTTAGCGGGAGGAGCCAAACTGCGAGAACTGGAGTCAAA CTGGGTGTCTCTGGTCAGTAAGAACTTTGAGATCGAGCGGGCCATTGTCCAGCTGGAGAACGAAGTAACTCAGCTGAGACAACAGCAGGGGGACGAGAACAAGGAGAACATCAGACAGGACTTCTAG